The Microbacterium paraoxydans genome includes a window with the following:
- a CDS encoding TrmH family RNA methyltransferase codes for MEAQRPESTEPTAPGGPSAQPGYGVGPWPGGRSAWPEGEQYDSELLAHGDTRNVIDRYRYWRMEAIVADLDTRRHPFHVAIENWQHDMNIGSIVRSANAFLADTVHIIGRRRWNKRGAMVTDRYQHVVHHEDIATFAAWAAAEGLPVIAIDNVDGAVPVDRADLPRSCVLLFGQEGPGLSPEALAAASGHIEITQYGSTRSINASAAAAVIMYEWCRRHAE; via the coding sequence ATGGAAGCGCAGCGCCCCGAGAGCACGGAACCGACCGCCCCCGGGGGGCCCTCGGCGCAGCCCGGATACGGCGTCGGCCCGTGGCCCGGAGGGCGGTCGGCCTGGCCCGAGGGAGAGCAGTACGATTCCGAGCTCCTCGCGCACGGCGACACGCGAAACGTCATCGACCGCTATCGCTACTGGCGCATGGAGGCGATCGTCGCCGATCTCGATACGCGGCGTCATCCGTTCCACGTCGCGATCGAGAACTGGCAGCACGACATGAACATCGGTTCCATCGTGCGCAGCGCCAACGCGTTCCTCGCCGATACGGTGCACATCATCGGCCGCCGTCGCTGGAACAAGCGCGGCGCCATGGTGACCGACCGCTACCAGCACGTCGTGCACCACGAGGACATCGCGACCTTCGCCGCCTGGGCGGCCGCAGAGGGTCTGCCCGTCATCGCGATCGACAACGTCGACGGGGCCGTGCCGGTGGACCGCGCCGACCTGCCGCGCTCGTGCGTGCTCCTCTTCGGTCAGGAGGGGCCGGGCCTGTCGCCGGAGGCACTGGCTGCCGCCTCCGGTCACATCGAGATCACGCAGTACGGCTCGACCCGATCGATCAACGCGAGTGCCGCCGCCGCCGTCATCATGTACGAGTGGTGTCGTCGCCACGCGGAGTGA
- a CDS encoding M13 family metallopeptidase: MTDVLPAGLALDDLSPDIRPQDDLYRHVNGAWIARTEIPGDKARWGSFHLLAEQAEKDVRAIVEESQEAEEGTLARKIGDLFASFMDTDRIAAAGVTPLAETFAEIDAIDGIPAFLRTVGTYDREGRAAVIGLYVDGDPGNPERYLPVLVQAGLSLPDESYFRLDTFAETRAAYREHLERLLSLAGVTDAAAQAERSIALETELAGHHWDNVRSRDAVATYNLKTWDELQELAGVDLSPWREAVTPTNPQAFDEVVVAQPSFFEGLGALLTPERLDDWKAWLRAKVVHAAAPYLTDELVQENFSFYGTQLTGVPTIRERWKRGVSVTEGALGEAIGKVYVERHYPPTAKAAMDELVANLVEAYRQSIETLEWMTAETRQRALAKLDAFTPKIGHPEVWRDYSALVIDRTDLLGNVRRAAIFEHDRNIDKVGKPIDRTEWHMPPQMVNAYYNPSMNEIVFPAAILQYPFFDAGRDAAANYGGIGAVIGHEIGHGFDDQGSRYDGEGRLQDWWTDADRAAFEERTKALIAQYDALVPEGLDAEHHVNGALTIGENIGDLGGLGIALKAYELSLRADPSVPEPVEGPVIDGYTGVQRLLLSWAQVWQQKSREAETLRLLTIDPHSPNEFRCNQIVRNIDAFYDAFGVTEKDALWLPESSRVTIW, from the coding sequence ATGACCGACGTGCTTCCCGCGGGCCTCGCGCTCGACGACCTCAGCCCCGACATCCGCCCGCAGGACGACCTGTATCGCCACGTGAACGGCGCCTGGATCGCTCGCACCGAGATCCCCGGGGACAAGGCGCGCTGGGGCTCCTTCCATCTGCTGGCCGAGCAGGCCGAGAAGGACGTCCGTGCGATCGTCGAGGAGTCGCAGGAGGCGGAGGAGGGCACCCTCGCCCGCAAGATCGGCGACCTCTTCGCGAGCTTCATGGACACCGACCGCATCGCCGCCGCCGGCGTGACCCCGCTGGCCGAGACGTTCGCCGAGATCGACGCGATCGACGGCATCCCGGCCTTCCTGCGCACCGTGGGCACCTACGACCGGGAGGGCCGGGCGGCGGTGATCGGCCTCTACGTCGACGGCGACCCCGGGAACCCGGAGCGCTACCTCCCGGTGCTCGTGCAGGCCGGGCTCTCGCTGCCGGACGAGAGCTACTTCCGTCTCGACACCTTCGCGGAGACCCGCGCGGCGTACCGGGAGCACCTGGAGCGCCTGCTCTCGCTCGCCGGCGTGACCGATGCCGCGGCGCAGGCCGAGCGCTCCATCGCGCTGGAGACCGAGCTCGCCGGACACCACTGGGACAACGTGCGCAGCCGTGACGCGGTGGCGACCTACAACCTCAAGACGTGGGACGAGCTGCAGGAGCTCGCCGGCGTCGACCTCAGTCCGTGGCGCGAAGCCGTGACGCCGACGAACCCGCAGGCGTTCGACGAGGTCGTCGTCGCGCAGCCGAGCTTCTTCGAGGGGCTGGGCGCTCTGCTCACTCCCGAGCGGCTGGACGACTGGAAGGCCTGGCTGCGTGCGAAGGTCGTGCACGCGGCTGCGCCCTACCTCACCGACGAGCTCGTGCAGGAGAACTTCTCGTTCTACGGCACCCAGCTCACCGGCGTCCCCACGATCCGCGAACGCTGGAAGCGCGGCGTCTCCGTCACCGAAGGGGCCCTGGGCGAGGCGATCGGCAAGGTCTACGTCGAGCGGCACTACCCGCCGACGGCGAAGGCGGCCATGGACGAGCTCGTCGCGAACCTCGTCGAGGCCTATCGGCAGAGCATCGAGACCCTGGAGTGGATGACCGCGGAGACCCGGCAGCGGGCGCTGGCGAAGCTGGACGCGTTCACCCCGAAGATCGGCCACCCCGAGGTGTGGCGTGACTACTCGGCCCTCGTGATCGACCGGACCGATCTCCTCGGCAACGTGCGCCGCGCGGCGATCTTCGAGCACGACCGCAACATCGACAAGGTCGGGAAGCCGATCGACCGCACCGAGTGGCACATGCCGCCGCAGATGGTGAACGCGTACTACAACCCCTCGATGAACGAGATCGTCTTCCCCGCGGCCATCCTCCAGTACCCGTTCTTCGACGCCGGACGGGACGCGGCCGCGAACTACGGCGGGATCGGCGCGGTCATCGGGCATGAGATCGGCCACGGTTTCGACGATCAGGGCAGCCGATACGACGGCGAGGGGCGCCTGCAGGACTGGTGGACCGACGCGGATCGCGCGGCCTTCGAGGAGCGCACGAAGGCGCTCATCGCGCAGTACGACGCCCTCGTGCCGGAGGGGCTGGACGCCGAGCATCACGTGAACGGCGCCCTCACCATCGGTGAGAACATCGGCGATCTGGGCGGCCTCGGGATCGCGCTGAAGGCGTACGAGCTGTCGCTGCGGGCCGATCCGTCGGTGCCGGAGCCCGTCGAAGGGCCGGTCATCGACGGCTACACCGGCGTGCAGCGGCTGCTCCTGTCCTGGGCACAGGTCTGGCAGCAGAAGAGCCGCGAGGCCGAGACGCTGCGCCTGCTGACGATCGACCCGCACTCGCCCAATGAGTTCCGGTGCAACCAGATCGTCCGCAACATCGATGCGTTCTACGACGCCTTCGGCGTCACCGAGAAGGATGCCCTCTGGCTGCCGGAGTCGTCCCGTGTGACCATCTGGTGA
- a CDS encoding serine hydrolase yields the protein MGATDPGDAFRNPSAPGASGSAPESSSGRRSQRPGARRLPRRVAVGRRSFTSTLKALEGLANSGAQVSVHVVDLDSHVHVLAGDDHVTMPVAGLGVVPLLIEVAAAFESGALDPLEIVERTSVEAVESSGLWRHLRAPALPLEDLAVLAATAGDPIAVNILLEKVGHDRVRERIEGLGLRRTALLDRFRDRRGPDDAPQVAVGSARELAGLFSALVNSQVVDAAVSAQVSEWLSLNQDLSLVAASTGLDPFAHEHDAHGLLFVNKTGRDRGVRAEAGVLAGPRAGVAYSMIVCFDDLSISHRLRAHDAFRVLGVELMEYTH from the coding sequence GTGGGTGCGACCGACCCTGGTGACGCGTTCCGGAACCCCTCGGCTCCCGGAGCGTCCGGGAGCGCGCCCGAGTCGTCCAGCGGTCGCCGTTCGCAGCGGCCGGGAGCCCGTCGGCTGCCGCGCCGCGTGGCCGTCGGCCGGCGGTCGTTCACGTCGACGCTGAAGGCCCTCGAAGGCCTCGCGAACTCCGGGGCGCAGGTGTCGGTGCACGTGGTCGACCTCGACTCCCATGTGCACGTGCTGGCGGGAGACGACCACGTGACCATGCCCGTCGCGGGCCTCGGGGTGGTCCCGCTGCTCATCGAGGTGGCGGCGGCGTTCGAGTCCGGCGCCCTCGACCCGCTCGAGATCGTGGAGCGCACGAGCGTCGAGGCCGTGGAGAGCTCCGGGCTGTGGCGGCACCTGCGGGCCCCGGCGCTGCCGCTGGAAGACCTCGCTGTGCTCGCCGCGACGGCCGGCGATCCGATCGCCGTGAACATCCTGCTGGAGAAGGTGGGGCACGACCGGGTGCGGGAGCGCATCGAGGGGCTGGGGCTGCGTCGCACCGCCCTGCTCGACCGGTTCCGCGACCGCCGCGGTCCGGACGACGCCCCGCAGGTCGCGGTGGGGTCGGCGCGCGAGCTGGCCGGACTGTTCTCCGCGCTCGTGAACTCCCAGGTCGTGGATGCCGCCGTCAGCGCCCAGGTGTCGGAGTGGCTCAGCCTCAACCAGGACCTCAGTCTCGTGGCCGCCTCGACCGGGCTCGACCCCTTCGCACACGAGCACGACGCGCACGGCCTGCTGTTCGTGAACAAGACCGGCCGCGACCGGGGAGTGCGCGCTGAGGCGGGGGTGCTCGCGGGGCCGCGGGCCGGTGTCGCCTACTCGATGATCGTGTGCTTCGACGACCTGTCGATCAGCCACCGTCTCCGCGCGCACGACGCCTTCCGCGTGCTCGGCGTCGAGCTCATGGAGTACACGCACTGA
- a CDS encoding MFS transporter: MGANDDRARKRLSRTPPRWAIIAVLAFAGLCSSFMFTLVVPLQAELPQLLNSSREDTTWVVTITLLVAAVATPISGRLGDMYGKRRVVIALLAILIVGSVIAALSGSIVGVIIGRALQGAVTGVVPLGIAIMRDVLPPERLGTAVALMSATMGVGGAIGMPVAALLAENADWHMLFWLAAALGVLGLLLVLAVVPEDVLRSPGRLDVLGAIGLAIGLTGLLLFVSRGAEWGWTAPLTLVCVIGGVAVLLLWGWYQLRTDDPLLDLRVAARPAVLFTNIAAIGMGFALFASNVTFPQLLEMPAVGGAGFGLDMVAASLVIMPAGLVMMVISPLSGWLERTVGPRPLFTVGAIAIVLAYVFVLLWSTEVWHIFVANIFIGVGIGFTFAAMPMIIMRSVPANETGASNGLNALFRSVGTSTASAVMGGVLAAMSVDVGGVAVPTRAAFEVCFWLAIAAGIVAVVLSLFIPRRRAEEPHPSLR, from the coding sequence GTGGGTGCGAACGACGACAGAGCCAGGAAACGCCTCTCCCGTACCCCTCCGCGGTGGGCGATCATCGCGGTGCTGGCGTTCGCGGGCCTGTGCTCCTCGTTCATGTTCACCCTCGTCGTGCCGCTGCAGGCCGAGCTGCCGCAGCTGCTGAACTCCTCGCGCGAGGACACCACCTGGGTGGTGACGATCACCCTGCTCGTGGCCGCCGTCGCGACCCCGATCTCCGGCCGTCTCGGCGACATGTACGGCAAACGCCGGGTGGTCATCGCGCTCCTCGCGATCCTCATCGTGGGATCGGTCATCGCCGCGCTCTCCGGATCGATCGTCGGCGTCATCATCGGCCGCGCCCTCCAGGGGGCCGTGACCGGCGTCGTGCCCCTCGGCATCGCCATCATGCGCGACGTGCTGCCGCCCGAACGCCTCGGCACCGCGGTGGCCCTGATGAGCGCCACCATGGGCGTCGGCGGGGCGATCGGCATGCCCGTCGCCGCGCTGCTCGCCGAGAACGCCGACTGGCACATGCTGTTCTGGCTCGCCGCCGCCCTCGGAGTCCTCGGGCTGCTCCTCGTGCTCGCCGTGGTGCCGGAGGACGTGCTCCGCTCCCCCGGGCGCCTCGACGTGCTCGGGGCCATCGGACTCGCCATCGGCCTCACCGGTCTGCTGCTGTTCGTGTCGCGCGGCGCCGAGTGGGGCTGGACGGCGCCGCTCACCCTCGTCTGCGTGATCGGCGGCGTGGCGGTGCTGCTGCTGTGGGGCTGGTACCAGCTGCGCACGGACGATCCGCTGCTCGACCTCCGGGTCGCGGCCCGGCCCGCCGTGCTCTTCACGAACATCGCCGCGATCGGCATGGGCTTCGCCCTGTTCGCCTCGAATGTCACGTTCCCGCAGCTGCTGGAGATGCCGGCGGTGGGCGGTGCCGGCTTCGGGCTCGACATGGTGGCCGCGTCGCTCGTGATCATGCCGGCGGGTCTGGTCATGATGGTGATCTCGCCGCTGTCCGGGTGGCTGGAGCGCACCGTGGGGCCGCGCCCGCTCTTCACCGTCGGGGCCATCGCGATCGTGCTCGCCTACGTCTTCGTGCTGCTGTGGTCGACCGAGGTGTGGCACATCTTCGTCGCCAACATCTTCATCGGCGTCGGCATCGGGTTCACCTTCGCCGCGATGCCCATGATCATCATGCGCTCCGTGCCCGCGAACGAGACCGGGGCGTCGAACGGCCTCAACGCGCTGTTCCGCTCCGTGGGCACCTCGACGGCCTCGGCCGTGATGGGCGGGGTGCTCGCGGCGATGAGCGTGGACGTCGGCGGGGTGGCCGTGCCGACGCGGGCCGCGTTCGAGGTCTGCTTCTGGCTCGCGATCGCCGCCGGCATCGTGGCCGTGGTCCTGTCGCTGTTCATCCCGCGACGGCGCGCCGAGGAGCCGCACCCCTCCCTGCGCTGA
- a CDS encoding HAD-IIA family hydrolase: protein MAHRDDIECWLTDMDGVLVHENDAIPGASELLAGWERNEIPYLVLTNNSIFTARDLSARLRASGLIVPEERIWTSALATADFLAQQLPGGSAFVIGEAGILTALHEAGFIMTETNPDFVVVGETRNYSFEAITKAIRHIINGSRFIVTNPDATGPSADGVLPATGAIAALITKATGKEPYVVGKPNPMMFRSALNKIGAHSKKTGMIGDRMDTDIVAGIEAGLHTVLVLTGISDQRIIEQYPFRPDEIVDSVADLLPTITDSIPTLDED from the coding sequence ATGGCACACCGTGACGACATCGAATGCTGGCTCACCGACATGGACGGCGTGCTCGTCCATGAGAACGACGCCATCCCCGGGGCCTCCGAACTCCTCGCCGGATGGGAGCGCAACGAGATCCCGTACCTCGTGCTCACGAACAACTCGATCTTCACCGCCCGCGACCTCTCGGCCCGCCTCCGTGCGAGCGGCCTGATCGTGCCGGAGGAGCGCATCTGGACCTCGGCGCTCGCGACCGCCGACTTCCTCGCGCAGCAGCTCCCGGGCGGCTCCGCCTTCGTCATCGGCGAGGCCGGCATCCTCACCGCGCTGCACGAGGCCGGCTTCATCATGACCGAGACGAACCCCGACTTCGTCGTCGTCGGCGAGACCCGCAACTACTCGTTCGAGGCCATCACGAAGGCCATCCGCCACATCATCAACGGCTCGCGCTTCATCGTGACCAACCCGGACGCCACCGGCCCGAGCGCCGACGGGGTGCTGCCGGCCACGGGTGCGATCGCCGCCCTCATCACCAAGGCCACCGGCAAGGAGCCCTACGTCGTCGGCAAGCCCAATCCGATGATGTTCCGTTCGGCCCTGAACAAGATCGGCGCGCACTCGAAGAAGACCGGCATGATCGGCGACCGGATGGACACGGACATCGTCGCCGGCATCGAGGCGGGTCTGCACACGGTGCTCGTGCTCACCGGCATCAGCGACCAGCGGATCATCGAGCAGTACCCCTTCCGCCCGGACGAGATCGTCGACTCGGTCGCCGACCTGCTGCCAACCATCACCGACTCGATCCCCACCCTCGACGAGGACTGA
- a CDS encoding metal-dependent transcriptional regulator, translated as MASPAADDYLKTVYAHTEWQDAPITPSVLAAKLGIAPSSVTEMVKKLAAAGLVSHVPYGAVRLTDAGTTRALAMVRRHRLIETWLVREFGYGWDEVHDEAEVLEHTISDRLLEGIDERLGRPRFDPHGDAIPDAEGRIEREPFVLLADAPEGHTGRVLRVDDRDPELLRTLDSHGVVVGTSVTVTPSGIALDGTEPPLPPAARDVVWLSA; from the coding sequence GTGGCATCCCCGGCAGCTGACGACTATCTGAAGACCGTCTACGCGCACACCGAGTGGCAGGATGCGCCGATCACCCCCTCGGTCCTGGCGGCCAAGCTCGGCATCGCCCCGTCGTCGGTCACGGAAATGGTGAAGAAGCTCGCCGCGGCGGGACTCGTGTCGCACGTGCCCTACGGAGCGGTCCGGCTGACGGACGCGGGGACCACCCGGGCCCTCGCGATGGTCCGCCGCCACCGCCTCATCGAGACCTGGCTCGTGCGGGAGTTCGGGTACGGATGGGATGAGGTGCACGACGAGGCCGAGGTGCTGGAGCACACCATCAGCGACCGGCTGCTCGAGGGCATCGACGAGCGCCTGGGACGACCGCGCTTCGACCCGCACGGAGACGCCATCCCGGACGCGGAGGGCCGCATCGAACGGGAGCCCTTCGTCCTGCTCGCCGATGCCCCGGAAGGACACACCGGCCGCGTTCTCCGCGTCGACGACCGCGACCCGGAGCTCTTGCGGACCCTCGACTCCCACGGGGTCGTCGTGGGGACGTCCGTGACGGTGACCCCGTCCGGCATCGCCCTCGACGGCACCGAGCCGCCGCTGCCCCCCGCCGCCCGCGACGTGGTGTGGTTGTCGGCCTGA
- a CDS encoding MATE family efflux transporter gives MAARTSLNREILRLAVPALGALIAEPAFLIVDAALVGHLGTVPLAGLGIAGAVLQTIVGLMVFLAYSTTPAVARRFGAGRPGEAVSVGINGMWLALGLGAVLAVVGAVSSPWLVSLFGASAEVAAQANEYLVISMWGLPAMLIVFAATGLLRGMQDTMTPLWIAGLGFAANALLNWLFIYGLGWGIAGSAAGTVTAQWGMVAAYALVVRRLATRHSASLRAQREGLRHTATSGGWLFLRTVSLRVALLATVAVATGIGTEELAGWQIVFTIFSAAAFALDALAIAAQALIGKELGAGDEEQVRRVLARTVAWGAWFGVVVGAVIAALSGVLGIVFTGDQGVAEVVQPALLVLAVAQPVAGVVFVLDGVLMGANDARYLAIAGGLNLVPFLPTLAIIAATGVHGTAGLVWLAVAFFGVYLLARLATLGWRVRSGRWLAAPA, from the coding sequence ATGGCCGCCCGCACCTCCCTGAACCGCGAGATCCTGCGCCTCGCGGTCCCCGCCCTCGGCGCGCTCATCGCGGAGCCGGCCTTCCTCATCGTCGACGCCGCCCTCGTCGGCCATCTCGGCACCGTCCCCCTCGCCGGGCTCGGCATCGCCGGAGCCGTGCTGCAGACGATCGTCGGCCTCATGGTGTTCCTCGCGTACTCCACGACCCCCGCGGTCGCGCGACGATTCGGGGCCGGGCGTCCGGGAGAGGCGGTCTCGGTCGGGATCAACGGCATGTGGCTCGCGCTCGGCCTTGGTGCCGTGCTCGCCGTCGTCGGCGCCGTCTCGTCGCCCTGGCTCGTCTCCCTGTTCGGCGCGAGCGCGGAGGTCGCGGCACAGGCGAACGAGTACCTCGTGATCTCGATGTGGGGGCTCCCGGCGATGCTCATCGTGTTCGCCGCCACCGGGCTGCTGCGCGGGATGCAGGACACCATGACCCCACTGTGGATCGCGGGGCTCGGCTTCGCGGCGAACGCCCTGCTGAACTGGCTCTTCATCTACGGCCTCGGCTGGGGCATCGCCGGCTCCGCGGCAGGTACGGTGACGGCGCAATGGGGCATGGTCGCGGCGTACGCGCTCGTAGTCCGGCGCCTGGCGACCCGGCACAGCGCCTCGTTGCGCGCCCAGCGGGAGGGCCTGCGCCACACCGCGACGTCGGGCGGCTGGCTGTTCCTCCGCACCGTGAGCCTGCGCGTCGCCCTGCTCGCCACCGTGGCCGTGGCGACCGGGATCGGCACCGAGGAGCTCGCCGGGTGGCAGATCGTGTTCACCATCTTCTCGGCGGCGGCCTTCGCCCTCGACGCGCTCGCGATCGCCGCGCAGGCGCTGATCGGCAAGGAGCTGGGCGCCGGTGACGAGGAGCAGGTGCGCCGAGTGCTGGCGCGGACGGTCGCGTGGGGAGCGTGGTTCGGCGTCGTGGTCGGCGCCGTCATCGCCGCCCTCTCCGGGGTGCTCGGCATCGTCTTCACCGGCGATCAGGGCGTGGCAGAGGTGGTGCAGCCGGCCCTGCTCGTGCTCGCGGTGGCGCAGCCGGTCGCGGGCGTGGTGTTCGTGCTCGACGGAGTGCTCATGGGAGCGAACGACGCCCGGTACCTGGCGATCGCGGGCGGTCTGAACCTCGTCCCGTTCCTGCCCACTCTGGCGATCATCGCCGCGACGGGGGTCCACGGCACCGCCGGCCTCGTATGGCTCGCCGTCGCGTTCTTCGGGGTGTACCTGCTCGCACGGCTGGCGACGCTGGGGTGGCGAGTGCGCTCCGGGCGATGGCTCGCCGCGCCGGCGTAG
- a CDS encoding DUF1992 domain-containing protein yields the protein MTDPREAAARYRARQQQGDAAPDEADTAAPPGAAAAVDRAAFVESAIQVAIRRGDFDDLPGAGKPLEGLGDHHDPDWWIRRKIETEGLTGLGPPAILLRTEDRELDGQLDLLGRESDVREVLEDFNRRVREARRQLQGGPPVVTPLRDVDAEVVAWAERRAARTPLPETSPRRRRFGRRRRD from the coding sequence ATGACGGATCCCCGGGAGGCGGCCGCGCGCTATCGAGCGCGGCAGCAGCAGGGCGATGCTGCCCCCGACGAGGCGGACACCGCCGCGCCGCCCGGTGCCGCGGCCGCGGTGGACCGCGCCGCCTTCGTCGAATCCGCCATCCAGGTCGCCATCCGTCGCGGCGACTTCGACGATCTGCCGGGAGCCGGGAAGCCGCTCGAAGGTCTCGGCGACCACCACGACCCGGACTGGTGGATCCGCCGGAAGATCGAGACCGAGGGCCTGACCGGGCTCGGCCCTCCCGCCATCCTCCTGCGCACGGAGGACCGCGAGCTCGACGGGCAGCTCGACCTCCTCGGTCGCGAGTCCGACGTGCGCGAGGTGCTCGAGGACTTCAACCGGCGTGTGCGCGAGGCCCGACGCCAGCTCCAGGGCGGACCTCCCGTCGTGACCCCGCTGCGCGACGTCGACGCCGAGGTCGTCGCGTGGGCGGAACGCCGGGCCGCGCGGACACCGCTGCCCGAGACGTCGCCGCGGCGCCGACGCTTCGGGCGCCGACGCCGGGACTGA
- a CDS encoding GNAT family N-acetyltransferase, which yields MRTIRDLDTVELILDAQSLLDSIRGPQRVVDAGTLRALQQSGNYVVGFFDGEGDEERMVGASIAFFGEPARRAMHSHITALLPEYRGRGWGRELKEHQRQWAFSRDVGRITWTFDPLVARNAHFFLTVLGARATGYSVNRYGIFGGGDAGDESDRLDVEWALADIAKPPAEDAVVETLEIPDDIEGMRESDPAAAHEWRLRLRAQMEGLLGSGLHIAGFETGRGYLFTA from the coding sequence GTGCGAACCATCCGCGATCTCGACACCGTTGAACTCATCCTCGACGCCCAGAGCCTGCTCGACTCCATCCGGGGCCCGCAGCGCGTGGTGGACGCCGGGACCCTCCGTGCCCTGCAGCAGTCGGGCAACTACGTCGTCGGCTTCTTCGACGGCGAGGGCGACGAGGAGCGCATGGTCGGCGCCTCGATCGCCTTCTTCGGCGAACCGGCCCGTCGCGCCATGCACTCGCACATCACGGCTCTGCTGCCCGAGTACCGGGGGCGCGGATGGGGCCGTGAGCTCAAGGAGCACCAGCGGCAGTGGGCGTTCTCCCGCGACGTCGGCCGCATCACCTGGACCTTCGACCCGCTGGTCGCCCGGAACGCGCACTTCTTCCTCACCGTCCTCGGCGCGCGCGCCACGGGCTACTCGGTGAACCGGTACGGCATCTTCGGCGGCGGCGACGCGGGCGACGAGAGCGACCGCCTCGACGTCGAGTGGGCGCTCGCGGACATCGCCAAGCCCCCGGCGGAGGACGCCGTCGTCGAGACGCTGGAGATCCCGGACGACATCGAGGGCATGCGGGAGTCCGACCCGGCGGCCGCGCACGAGTGGCGGCTGCGGCTGCGCGCGCAGATGGAGGGGCTGCTCGGCAGCGGCCTCCACATCGCGGGCTTCGAGAC
- a CDS encoding Nramp family divalent metal transporter: MPKNPTASVIPARTASPRLLWLLGPALVAGVAYLDPGNVASNMTAGAQYGYLLVWVVVAGNVMAWLIQYLSAKLGVVTGQSLPEVLGQRLRRPWARRAYWLQAELVAMATDLAEVIGGAVALNLLFGVPLLWGGLITGAVSMVLLAVQNRRGARPFEFVIIGLMFVITIGFMAGLFLAPPDPVGVVSGLVPRFEDTGSVLLAASILGATIMPHAIYAHSSLARDRFGATSAETTEEAARIETSRIRRLLTATRWDVTIAMVIAGSVNLGILLLAAANLAGVAGTDSLEGAHAALAAGLGPVVATFFAVGLLASGLASTSVGAYAGAEIMHGLLHVRIPLLARRLVTLIPALVILGIGVDPTLALVLSQVVLSFGIPFALIPLVALTAQRRTLGAWVNRVWTTVAGVVASVLLIALNGALLWLVLTGA; this comes from the coding sequence GTGCCTAAAAATCCCACCGCGTCCGTGATCCCCGCCCGCACCGCTTCGCCGCGCCTGCTGTGGCTGCTGGGACCGGCGCTGGTGGCGGGTGTGGCCTATCTCGACCCGGGCAACGTCGCCAGCAACATGACAGCGGGGGCGCAGTACGGCTATCTGCTCGTGTGGGTGGTCGTCGCCGGCAACGTGATGGCCTGGCTGATCCAGTACCTGTCCGCGAAGCTCGGCGTCGTCACCGGCCAGAGCCTCCCGGAGGTGCTGGGCCAGCGGCTGCGCCGCCCCTGGGCCCGCCGCGCCTACTGGCTCCAGGCGGAGCTGGTCGCGATGGCGACGGACCTCGCCGAGGTCATCGGCGGCGCCGTCGCCCTGAACCTTCTCTTCGGCGTGCCGCTGCTGTGGGGCGGCCTCATCACCGGGGCCGTGTCCATGGTCCTGCTCGCGGTGCAGAACCGTCGCGGCGCCCGACCGTTCGAGTTCGTGATCATCGGCCTCATGTTCGTGATCACGATCGGCTTCATGGCCGGCCTGTTCCTCGCGCCACCCGACCCGGTCGGCGTCGTGAGCGGCCTCGTGCCGCGCTTCGAGGACACGGGGTCCGTGCTCCTCGCCGCCTCGATCCTCGGCGCGACGATCATGCCGCACGCGATCTACGCGCACTCCTCTCTGGCCCGCGACCGGTTCGGTGCGACGAGTGCCGAGACGACCGAGGAGGCGGCCCGGATCGAGACCTCGCGGATCCGCCGCCTGCTCACGGCGACGCGCTGGGATGTGACGATCGCGATGGTCATCGCGGGCTCGGTGAACCTCGGCATCCTCCTGCTCGCGGCGGCGAACCTCGCGGGCGTCGCGGGCACCGACTCGCTGGAGGGGGCGCACGCCGCCCTCGCCGCAGGCCTCGGCCCGGTCGTGGCGACCTTCTTCGCCGTGGGACTGCTCGCCTCGGGTCTCGCCTCGACCTCCGTCGGCGCGTACGCGGGCGCCGAGATCATGCACGGCCTCCTGCACGTGCGCATCCCCCTGCTGGCCCGCCGCCTCGTGACGCTCATCCCCGCGCTGGTGATCCTCGGCATCGGGGTGGACCCCACGCTCGCCCTCGTCCTCAGCCAGGTCGTGCTGTCGTTCGGCATCCCGTTCGCGCTGATCCCGCTCGTCGCCCTCACCGCGCAGCGCCGCACGCTCGGCGCCTGGGTCAACCGGGTGTGGACGACGGTCGCCGGCGTCGTGGCCTCCGTGCTCCTCATCGCCCTGAACGGCGCCCTGCTCTGGCTGGTGCTGACGGGGGCATGA